The Mastomys coucha isolate ucsf_1 unplaced genomic scaffold, UCSF_Mcou_1 pScaffold3, whole genome shotgun sequence DNA window actgcctggctcagggaTGTCTTCTAACAGTTATATCCACTTTTGATAAAGTGAGGTTCTAGGCAAAATTTCctgattttgaaatttatttattttatttatatgaatacactgtcactgtgttCAGacccatcagaagagggcatcagatccccattacagatggttgagccaccatgtggttgctgggaattgaactcaggacctctagaagagcagtcagtgctcttaactgctgagccatctctccagcccagttctcTAATTTTAAGTTGTAAACCACTCTTCATTTACGGGTTAACATTAAATCTGTGACTGCCTATATTTAATACCTGGAGCTACACCATAGTAAAGGAGAATGGGTTGTCTAAAGCTATTTACATGCAAATTGGATGTggagtttaatttcttttctttctttctttttaagtgttgttggggtttgtttttttgtttgggttttttttttttcatgatttgaAATGTTGTGTTAGTCTCCCAAAGGTTAAATTTCTCTGCAAAAGAGTTAAGTCACAGTGCCAGGATAGGGGAGATATAAAACCCACTATCATCCCAAATCCACATTACACTGTCTGTTCAAATCACATTTTAGTCATCcagatataattatttttaaaggtagtAAAATTTGTCACTAGTCAAATAGTATTTCAaagttacttaatttttaaattattatttgcatgtgtgtgtgtattgctccgtgtgcacatgcacacactgggtGCACAAGAGGggacatgtgtgtggaggtcagacgaCAACTTtgcagagttggttctctccttccaatttTATGTGGGTTTCGAGGATCAAACCTttacccactggaccatctcACTAGCCATCTAaagttattgttattgttattattattattattattattattattattattattattattattatatgcaaaaTAAATGGCAAAAACTCAGTtttacagcctttttttttttttctttttttggtttttcgagtcagggtttctctgtgtagccctggctgtcctggaactcactctgtagaccaggctgtccttgaactcagaaatctgcctgcttctgccgtccaagtgctaggattaaaggcatgtgccatcactgcctggcttgtcataacttcttcttcttcttcttcttttttttttaaagatttatttattgattatatgtaagtacactgtagctttcttcagacacaccagaaaagggcgtcagatctcatgacagatggttgtgagccaccatgtggttgctgggatttgaacttgaggACCTtttaggaagagcagttagtgctcttaaccactcagccatctcttcagcccttgtcATAACTTCTTAAGCACTTTATTTTTGTCAATTTCCCTAGAAAGTTAGCCTTCAATGACACatacctgagctacatagcaagaatgCCTCAAAAACatctaaaagaaaaccaaaaaggagagatggagacaaagCTAGCTTTCCATGGGCTCACTACCAACATGCCAAGGAAGTTCACACACGGAGGGGTGTTCGTTAAGGCCCTGCTTTATTAGGAGGCCTCTTATACCTTCATGGCTCTAAGAACTTGGCCACAGTGACACTGTAGTCTCTGGTTCCTTATCACAGAGTAGGAGGCAGGCCATCAGTGACAACCACACAAGCAGAGATTAGCCAAGGCAACCCTATCTTTCTTTGTTAACTTCAAGGCATGTGGCCCCAAACCAGCCGGCGTTATGCCTGGTTATATTTCATTTCCTCATCAAACTAGTGTGTTTAATTCCTGTCAACTAGATGGTTGTCTAATCATCCTCATCCCAGGAAGGGTAtttgatgaaaagaaaaaggcttttaTCTATCTACAttaaggatgaacttgaactcaaATATACACTGATTTAAATTGTCTCTTACCTGCAGGGGACAGCAACTTCCCTGATCAAGGCAATGAATGCGGCAGGGAACCTGAAACCCAAGCTCCCCTTCCTGAGTGTGAGGAGGTCTGTGCTCCTTTATGTAGCATTTCATCTCAAAGGTAAGCCTTCTGAAGCGATGGATACCCCATTCAGAAAAGCTTAGCACTTGTCGCACCATATGTGGTAGACAGGGTTGTTAAACTGGGTTGATTATCCGCTTGCATGGGAGAGGGCAAATGAAACACAGGGTAAATACCTATAGGAAAATATCAAAACTGAAATCCCCAGCTTTTAAATACAGGACTAAGCACTGGACCCATTGGTGCAGGGCTGGAAAAGCCCAGCAGGAGGCTGGGGAGGATTACTAAAATCAAAGCCTGCTTGGGCTATAGAGTCAGCTCTAGCATAACCCACACAACTTACTTAGTAAGCCCATCTCAAGAACAAAACttgaagtcaggcatggtggtgcacacctttaattctaatacttgggaggcagggacaggcacatctctgtgagttcaagggcagcctggtctacataacaagttctaggccagccaagactacacagtgagaccttctctcaaacaaatgcagagatctagggatgtagttcagtggtagagaacttaCCTCGCTTATGTGAAGCCCCAAGTACAGTCCCTAACACCATGCCATAGAGAAAAGTGAATCCAGAAAATTATGATCTAAGACAGACAGCCCTCTAACCTATGTGGGATGGCACCATCTGCCCCTTAGCTGGGAGTGGTCTAGTTACACATGAAGTCCTCTGTAGAATGGCTTACTAGCCACCTATCAGAAAACATTCACAACTCTGTGACATTTTCTACAGCATTTAATCCCAAGGGTTCtgaatattcaagaaaaaagTATAAGAAGAAGATGGAGCAGTTTGTGGAAAGATGTGAACTCATAACGTACCTCAGTTCCAAGATGACCCGGAAGTACAAGGAGCCTGAGTTCAGAGCCATCGACTTCGATCATAAGCTGCAGACTTTCATGTCCTTGAAACACATAGACCCAGTTACTGGGTAGCCTGCTTAGGTTACAGAGACCCAAACCCCAGAATTCTCCAAGGACCAGAGGAAGCTGAAGAAGCAGAATTAGCACCCTGCACTTTCTGCCTGATGGTGTGTAGGTCCTGGGCCTCAGATGGACTCAAAGACCTAACCAGGAAGGGTCACCCTCTGAGTATTCATGCAGCTTTCAACtttatgcctttatttttttccttaaatttgatGCTCCCACAAAATAGGCATTCCACTTGAGATATTAAAATACatactaaatttattttcttttgttttgtttttttatttttatttttcggGGAGATGCAggttgaggcagggcctctctgcACAGCccaggccatcctggaactcactctgtagaccaggctggcctcaaactcacagaactccacctgcctctgcctcccaagtgtgagaTTGAATGTGTGTGCCActcctagccctgcagagatttgtgtgccagggtagggggcttccttgggggggggggacgctcctccctctcagaggagaagaggaggggaaggcaggatCGGGGCATCAATAGGGATATGaagtcagtggtggcgcacgcctttaatcccagcacttgggaggcagaagcaggcggatttctgagttcaaggccagcctggtctacagagtgagttccaggacagccagggctacacagagaaaccctgcctcaaaaaaaaaaaaaaatgtttgctacTATGCCTGgccttgttttccttccttctttctttccttccttcctttcttttttaatttccacGTTTTCAGTAGAAAACTAGtctatattaaagaaaattaccCATTAGACACTAGAAAGCTTCAAGAGATAAAACTAATAGAAATCTTGGTCATTCTTTTTACATAAGAAATTGTTTGTACATTTTCTGAACATAAGACACTGTCATTTTCCCAACAAAATAACTGAAATTCCTAGCAACTGACAAGCTGCCCCGTTCTTAACTCTTCACTGattaatatatacttaatatatggTTCTATACCTAGAAGTCACTGAGGTTCTAAGAGGAAATCAAGATTTTATGAACTATGTCAAAAGAGTGTCAGGGAGGGGAAAACTGTTAGATctgaatgtgtttttaaaataaggacaaatgtttagcAGCTGTATAAAACAGCTAAAATgttaaatagttaaaaatatagGGCATAGGGAGGGCTCAGAAAACACCCTATTTGCAGCACAGCTTACCAGTGCCTAGAACATCAGTTTCAGGGAGCTAAtatccccttctggcctctgagggtactgtacccgtgtgtgtgtgtgtgtgtgtgtgtgtgtgtgtgtgtgtgtgtgtgtgtgtgtgtgtgtgtatgtatgagggagagggggaggaagaggagagaggaagagaaaagaaaattctctaaaCCGTATAAGAAGACTGGAGTTGGCTACAAACTTTTTTCCTAGGGATTTAAGCACCAcccaccctttcttccttttttttccctccttccttccttccttccttccttccttccttccttccttcctttctttctttctttctttctttctgggtgGTTCGCCTGTACATATGTCTGAGGGTAcccaccctttcttccttttttttttcctccttccttccttccttccttcctttctttctttctttctttctgggtgGTTTGCCTGTACATATGTCTGGAATCAGAATTATAGACAatagtgagccaccatatgggcaCTGAATCTaattcaagtcctctggaagagcagccagtgctcttaaccctggagccatctctcaagccacccacccacccacccacaaaactgaTATTTTAATATCTGTAATTTACGATTTTCTCACCAGACTATGTTTTACTggccttttcatttctaatgagATTTCCACGTCCTGGTTTTTCAGCCATTGGGTATATAGGCATCCTTTATCAATTAAGCCTAACAGCGTATTCCATGCCCTCTGAGTTTCAAGTTTTGAGGGGCAGCAGCCCATACTGAGTGTCTCCAAGTATTTTGGGGAGCTCTAAGAAACATCTCACATTCCCCACAGCAAGTCCATGTCCTCTGCACATCACGCGACTGGAGATTATGTTTGCTAATTTGGATTGTACTTGGTCCCACTGAAACTAAGGCTGGGATTAGGAAACCTTGCATAGTACCCCAAGCCAATCCAAGTGGGCTCAGTTTGCATAGCTGTCTAGCAGCCATGGATGAAcggtacctgaaagggaggctgtaatgaaaaaggacaggggtgtgggggtggggcaagagaaggatgaagccaagacaacaggcttctgatcaaggctcaaagtttaatagtcAGCACTGTGTTCAGCAATGTATTAAAATTGTATATACTGGAGGTGAAGGGGAAGAAATTCACACACAGAATATCAAGTATATAACTGGGGATGTTtctggtttggcttggttttctgCTTTTATAAGTGAAGAACGGGGTAGAGAAAGATACATCTCCAAATAATTTGGGGGTGGTTCGGAAAACAATTCTCTCCAGGGGGTAACATCCAAATTAAATGACCTATCAGAATCAAGACAggtgaaactggaaaaaaaatcaaaactgaaaaattTTTAACCAGGAATAGAAGGCATCCCAAGGACATCAAACCTGAGTTACAGTTTGATGGCGAGCCCTCTGTATAAAAGCATGTGCGCACATCAAACCTGTGTTACCGTCTGCGGGAGAGCCCTCAGTATAAAGCAGTGCACACTGTGTATATTCTTGGAAGTTCTCCCGTctgaattagattttttttttcaaagccaaTATATACTACTTGGGTGTAGCAAAGGATAGGGCCAGGAAACAAGAGCACTACTGTATTagtgaggaggaggacaaagagaaagtggggaggaagaagagaacgtGGGGCTATAAAGCTGTGCATGTGCCGTCGAACAGCGCAGTTGTCCTTTTGTTCCTCTCAAGTCCCAGAAGTCATGATGGGCTTTGGACGTCAGCTCTTCAGCAGATGTCAGCCAAAAGTAACACAGACCTTGGGCAgccttttgtggtttttttcttttcttttatctagaAAACTTCGAGCAGTTCTTACTGCTATTTCTGTAGGTTTGTAGGTTCTGAAGTAATTTGTTGTTCTCCCCATTCTGTAAGGAATTTTGTCACTTCAGGTATTACATCGTTTACAGGTAGAGGTTTTATTTGATTCTGCTTatatctttccattttgtttcctcTCCAAAGTGTCTTGTCttaatattactatttttttaaatttaagtttatgAATACTTTGCCTGAAAGTATGTCTTTGTACCagatacatgcctggtgccctcagagatcagaagagggcttaGGCTTCCCAGAAACTGGGGTTAGGGATATTTGTGAACCGTCacttaggtgctgggaatcaaacctgggtcctctagaagagcagctagccTTCTTAagctctgagctgtctctccagccccacccaagCCCAAAGTCTCCAAGAAATGACCATTTAACACACTACAGAGCCCAAGGAATCTATTTGCAGGAAAAGACCACAGAACACAAGGGTAGATCCTTTCTATGTTATGGGCCTGCCTGAGTCAAATTAGGTACCACACAAAACAATGTACTCTCAGAAGGCCAGTGGCATGTCTGGTAAAAGAATTAAGACACAAACAAATAGAGAATGTATTGAATTGCCCTGTAAGAAAGCAGCAAGTGAAAtgtgaatgaaatgaaatgtgtAAGAAAGCAGCAAGTGAATGTGGCCCAGTGAAAGGGCCACATTCCTGACACACTTGGGAGTTCTTTaccatgtgtgagtgtgtgagtgtgtgtgtgtgtgtgtgtgtgtgtgtgtatgcacacacacatacctgtctgtctgtctgttgtgtctgcctgtgtgtatatatatgccataGTATGCATGccaagaccagaggacaacttctggtaGTTGATTCTCTCTTNNNNNNNNNNNCATCCCAGGCCCCACAGAGGTTCTGTTACCCTTCGTTGCCACTGAGGACTTCCACTAGCTGCCATCTGCCAGCTAATGATGAGCCTTCTCCTGTCAAGTTCTCCATAGACCCAATCCATCCAGAGGCTGGGAGACAGGAGTCTCTCTctgttgatttctctctctccctctatccctctctctctctctcttccaggtgAGAAGAGGTAGAATAATGGAGATTAgatatggaaaagaaagaagaaaatgggttATCTGGATAACCCACTTATTTCACTATTTTCCTTTATTAGCAATCTTACTCATAAAAGTGTATAATCTATGTTCTAATAACATTACCATCAATATCTTCAATACTCTAGATTCTTGCTATGAGCTGacattttaaattcttcaaaATTCAAAGTAATACTATTCCGAGCATTTCAAACTTtgtcagttttcattttattagctTATACCTTTCCAGTGTTATGTAGCTGCATGCATCTCACATTTGGTTTGGCCACCTCAGCCTTATCCAACCCAGCCCTTTCTGGCACGCTTCCTCAGACTGGTTCCTGGTGACCAGCTCCTAGCAACGGTTACTGATAGCCAGTTTCTCATTTACATAGCCCATTATTAGGTAAGTTTGATCTAGTTATGGCTCTGTGGAGTTTTTACTGAAATTCTTTCAGCAGAAACCCAACACAAAAACCTATGTGAAAGCTAAGTTGAAAAACTGACCcttgttcttcctgttttttttttttttctttcttctcggTGCTGAGGGCAGAACCTAGGACTCTATCCCTGAGCAAAATCCTCAACCTACAACCACCCTGTTCCTTCTGGAGTGCAGAAGACAAGCAGAGCTCCAGGCACCCCACTCGGATGCCCACAAATCTGAAAGATTTAGAGGCAGCTCTGGATAAAGGGGAAACTTCAGAGCCGGGACCTGTGTGGTATGAGCTGCTTTTAAtaaaaactgggctggagaggtggctcagcggctaagagcactgactgctcttccagaggtcagagttcaaatcccagcaaccacatggtggctcacaaccatctgtaatgagatccaatgccctcttctggtgcgtctgaagacagctacagtgtaaataaaataaataaatgttaaaaaatatatatatatattaagaatgaAAGAGTCTTGCTGGTAATTCCACCTTTAGTTTCCAAATCGTGGACAATATAGATGACAATTTTAGAATCTGGAACTGGACGAAGTAATAATTAGGTACAAGAGACGCATAAACGCTGAGCGAAGCCGGTGGCACAGTTGGAAGTAGGTCCAGAACGAATCTGAGTGGAGCATCAATCCAGAACACAGGAGAGCCACCCCAGAAGGTCCCCGGGTTTTTATGGAGAGAACTTTCCCATACCCATAGGTCTCAGAGGGAGCAACACTGTCCCGAGACAACTGAAACCCTCAATAGTCTCTCAGAAGTGTCGGAAATCTAAATAAAAACAGCGGTCATTTCGGTCACAGTAGCCAAGCACTTACTAAGCCTATTCTAACCCCACCAGGTGGGCAGTGCTGTTAATTCCTCCATTTTATGGATAGACAAGGCGCTGAGGATGAGTGACTTGGGGAGGAAATCGAGGCAGAGAACTCAGTCAGGCGGTAGAGATCGGCTGGAGTGTGCGAGGCACGAACGAGAAGCCACAGCCGCCTTTGATCACCGTCGAATCAGGGGATTTGAAGTCTCCACCGACAGACCGCCGTGTGACTGGACTAGACCGTCCCTTTCCGGATTCCACACCAAAGCCCGCCCCCGGGGGCGGGGCTCCGGGGTCACGTGACGCGACGGCCCGCGTGCGTGCTTCCGGGTTGACAGCCGCTCGGAATCCGAAGCTAGAGCGAGGTGGCGGCGGGGGTGGGGATCGGCGACAGGTCCGCCTAGTGCCCTCTGGACAGCCGGGTGGACTGGCCGTACGGCAGGACCCCGCCGGGCGGCCCTGACAGGTAGGTCCGCGGCCGGTGGGCTGCGCCCGGGGCCTTGCGCCTTGGTACGCTCGCGGGACCCAGGCCCCGGGCCTGGGACGGAGCTCTGGACCGCCGCTGCTCAGAGCGTGGCCTCCGGACCCGTGCGTTAAGTCACCGCAGATCTCCCTTGCGTGGGGTCGTTTCCATATTTCTCATATGTGTTCCCACAGACGAAACAGCTGTTCTTGTCTAGCATTGAGCGAGGCAGCACGGcccccccccaaaccccaggCCAGCTCTGTGCCGCCGCACTTTGAAAGTTTAATTACAAAGTTAATGGAAGGGAGGGCCGTGCAGACTTTTGATCCCATTCTGTAATTTCCAGAGGGAATTCCAGACCGTAAGAGGTTTATGTGGAGACTGGAGAGGCTCCCAGCAGAGTAGACGCAACAAGGGGGAGGAACCCAAGGTTTGGCTTTCCAAGTAGAGTGTAGAAGTGATANNNNNNNNNNNNtttttttttttttttttatttcggATTTAAGCCTCCTCCGAGCCTTCTGAGAGAATGGCAGACATGACACCGGAGCCTTCTGGGCAGCTTATCGTACACTCGGACACTCACAGTGGCGCTGTCCTGGCCAGTCTGGAGGATCAGAGGAAGAAAGGCTTTCTTTGTGATATTACTCTAATTGTGGAAAATGTGCATTTCCGAGCCCATAAAGCCTTACTCGCTGCCAGTAGCGAGTATTTCTCAATGATGTTTGCGGAAGAGGGTGAGATTGGCCAGTCCATCTACATGCTGGAAGGCATGGTTGCAGACGCCTTTGGTGTCCTGCTGGAATTTATCTACACAGGTTATCTACATGCCAGTGAGAAAACCACAGAACAAATCCTGGCCACCGCTCAGTTCTTAAAAGTCTATGACCTGGTAAAGGCTTACACGGACTTCCAGAATAACCCTAGCTCCCCAAAGCCGCCATCTTTGAACTGCACGGGCACTCCAGTAGTTGTTATTTCCAATAAGAAGAATGATCCTCTGAAACGGAAAAGGGGAAGGCCAAGAAAAGCCAATGGTTTGCAGGAAGGGAAATCAGGACTAGCTGCAGAAGGAGAGATGCAGCTAAGAGTGAACAATTCGGTTCAGAACAGGCAGAACTTTGTGTTTAAAGAAGACGGTGTCAAGCTGAATGAGCAGACTCCAAAAGAAAAGGAGTCAGAGCCTGCTGGTGagccaggaagagaagaggagatgcCGGCCGAGAAGGATGAGAACTTTGACCCCAAGGCTCAGGATGGACAGGATAGCCAGAGCAGGTACAGCAAGCGGAGGATTCGCAGGT harbors:
- the Zbtb24 gene encoding zinc finger and BTB domain-containing protein 24 isoform X2, translating into MADMTPEPSGQLIVHSDTHSGAVLASLEDQRKKGFLCDITLIVENVHFRAHKALLAASSEYFSMMFAEEGEIGQSIYMLEGMVADAFGVLLEFIYTGYLHASEKTTEQILATAQFLKVYDLVKAYTDFQNNPSSPKPPSLNCTGTPVVVISNKKNDPLKRKRGRPRKANGLQEGKSGLAAEGEMQLRVNNSVQNRQNFVFKEDGVKLNEQTPKEKESEPAGEPGREEEMPAEKDENFDPKAQDGQDSQSRYSKRRIRRSVKLKDYKLTGDEDDQSTVKRIYGRKKRSSGPEARCKDCDRVFKYNHFLAIHQRRHTGERPFKCNECGKGFAQKHSLQVHTRMHTGERPYTCTVCNKALTTKHSLLEHMSLHSGQKSFTCDQCGKYFSQKRQLKSHYRVHTGECFNTNH